DNA sequence from the Deltaproteobacteria bacterium HGW-Deltaproteobacteria-2 genome:
GCCGAAGAAAGCGGATTGGTATTCCATGGCTTTGCGGTATTCACTCACCAGCGCCTCTTTAGCAACGCCCCGATCAATGATATCCCATGGCAGAACTTCATCAAATTGCTTTTGGCGATAAACGTAAAAGTCCGGATTGATATTAACTTCCTTCAACGCCTGCGCCCAGTTCTCCTCCAGGCGATTTGCGGTGAGCAATATTTCGCCCACCCTTCGGTCACCCAGAGATAGCAGCGCCTGAATATAATTCCATTTCGGAACATCGTGAATGACCTTAATTGACTTTTCGCGCTTCAAAGCGTTTTCAATCTTTTTTATTTTTCTGCCCACCAAACCGACATCCTCCAGAGAGCACCACTGAAAAGGGGTTGCCGGTTTAGGAATAAATTGATTTATGCTCAGCGTAATGTGCCGGAACTTTTTCTTTCCTTCGAATTTACTATGAATATGATGCTGAATTTTTTTAATAAGTTCGATAATGGCATCTATATCACCCTCTTCCTCCCCGGGAAGGCCGACCATGAAATAAAGCCTTAATTTAAGAATTTCTTTTTTAACCAGTATTTCCACGGCATTCATTATATCGTTTTCGGTTATGCCCTTGCGGATAATGTCCCGCATTCTCTGGCTGCCCGCCTCCGGCGCCAGCGCGACCGTTTCGATGCCGCCGGTTTTCATAAAATCAACTATCCTTTCATCTATCTGATCAATACGCAGGGAACCCATGCCGACCTGCGCTTTCTGCTTGATGATGTATTCACAGATGTGGTTGAGATCGGGATGATCGGAAACAGCCGCACCCACCAGACCGATCTTCTTTTTTCTTTCCAAACCACGGTCAATGGACGCGATGATTTCCGCACTGCTGCGGAAACGAACCGGACGATAAACAAAACTTGCCGCGCAAAAGCGGCAGCTTCGGGCGCAGCCCCGATTAACTTCCGTCAGAAACATATCTTCCATTTCGGTTTGAGGCGCGCTGATAATTTCTTCGGTACGGAAAGAATCGATATCTTTTACGTGATGTATTTTTATTCTTTCCGGCAAACCCGTTTCACATGGCTTTATTAACTGAATTTTGTTTTCCGCA
Encoded proteins:
- a CDS encoding radical SAM protein — translated: MDWKLKKIHAAVLEKETGYVKKVWGTYNTVCLAYPNYYRTGMANLGFQTVYKIFNEQSSFLCERVFLPAPGNNAKFISGAAEIFSFESQKSIAEFDILAFSLSFENDYPNILKMLDLAGIPLLARDRSSDYPLIIGGGIALTLNPEPLADFFDLFILGEAEETLPQFCRYFEEARRLGGDRRNLLVDLQKKVNNIYVPFLYEVKYSAENKIQLIKPCETGLPERIKIHHVKDIDSFRTEEIISAPQTEMEDMFLTEVNRGCARSCRFCAASFVYRPVRFRSSAEIIASIDRGLERKKKIGLVGAAVSDHPDLNHICEYIIKQKAQVGMGSLRIDQIDERIVDFMKTGGIETVALAPEAGSQRMRDIIRKGITENDIMNAVEILVKKEILKLRLYFMVGLPGEEEGDIDAIIELIKKIQHHIHSKFEGKKKFRHITLSINQFIPKPATPFQWCSLEDVGLVGRKIKKIENALKREKSIKVIHDVPKWNYIQALLSLGDRRVGEILLTANRLEENWAQALKEVNINPDFYVYRQKQFDEVLPWDIIDRGVAKEALVSEYRKAMEYQSAFFG